One genomic window of Mycobacteriales bacterium includes the following:
- a CDS encoding ABC transporter ATP-binding protein — MPPAPAVEIRGLVRRFGPTVAVAGVDLTVPQGSFFGLVGPNGAGKSTLLSMATGLVRPTAGTVRVAGHDVWADPVAAKARCGVLPEGLRLFERLSGRELLGFTGRLRGLPGAEADTRGAELLRVLDLAGSADTLVADYSTGMRKKIGLAAALLHNPAVLFLDEPFEAVDPVSARVIREVLERYTRSGSTVVFSSHAMELVDRLCDTVAVLHKGSVVAAGPIAQVRGGRSLEDAFLALVGAGDAATGELRWLGSSSG, encoded by the coding sequence GTGCCCCCCGCCCCTGCCGTCGAGATCCGCGGCCTGGTCCGCCGGTTCGGACCGACCGTCGCGGTGGCGGGCGTCGACCTGACCGTTCCGCAGGGCAGCTTCTTCGGCCTGGTCGGGCCGAACGGTGCCGGCAAGAGCACGCTGCTGTCGATGGCGACCGGCCTCGTCCGCCCGACCGCCGGAACCGTACGGGTGGCCGGGCACGACGTCTGGGCCGACCCGGTCGCGGCCAAGGCCCGCTGCGGCGTACTGCCGGAGGGGCTGCGGTTGTTCGAGCGGCTGTCCGGGCGGGAGCTGCTCGGCTTCACCGGGCGGCTGCGCGGGTTGCCCGGGGCCGAGGCCGACACCCGCGGCGCGGAGCTGCTGCGGGTGCTGGACCTGGCCGGCTCGGCCGACACGCTGGTCGCGGACTACTCGACCGGCATGCGGAAGAAGATCGGGCTGGCCGCGGCGCTGCTGCACAACCCGGCCGTGCTCTTCCTGGACGAGCCGTTCGAGGCGGTCGACCCGGTGTCGGCGCGGGTGATCCGCGAGGTGCTGGAGCGCTACACCCGCTCCGGCTCGACGGTGGTGTTCTCCAGCCACGCGATGGAGCTGGTCGACCGGCTCTGCGACACCGTCGCCGTGCTGCACAAGGGTTCGGTCGTCGCGGCCGGCCCGATCGCCCAGGTCCGGGGCGGGCGGTCGCTGGAGGACGCGTTCCTGGCGCTGGTCGGGGCCGGGGACGCGGCCACCGGGGAGCTGCGGTGGTTGGGCTCTTCGTCCGGCTGA
- a CDS encoding ThiF family adenylyltransferase, with protein MHRPLVRPDGTIRLGLEQFGIASEIVDDEYGTVARLLELMDGTLDGAGISARLSSTHPDWTAGDVESAIDELVRAGHVEDAAAPLPPGLSESESDRYRSTRDFLAWIDASPRSSPYEALARIRKAEVALLGLGGTGSSVAAGLVASGVGALRCADFDVVEEGNLTRQLLYCEADVGRPKAAAAAERLTALNSTVAVTAQDLRVSSVRDVERFIAGCDAFVLCADEPAGEIQSWANEAALRTSTPWFTAAYTGAMTGVGQFVPGETGCWECLDRQQPAADGRWLFDDLPHAVIAASAGIAGHLCGLAVLYQLAGLPTQIRGGVFQLNLARWDHSYFLAATRDPHCPACGDRTS; from the coding sequence GTGCACCGGCCGTTGGTCCGGCCTGACGGCACGATCAGGCTCGGGCTGGAGCAGTTCGGCATCGCCTCGGAGATCGTCGATGACGAGTACGGGACCGTGGCCCGCCTGCTGGAGCTGATGGACGGCACCCTCGACGGCGCCGGGATCTCCGCCCGGCTCAGCTCCACCCACCCGGACTGGACGGCCGGGGACGTCGAGTCGGCCATCGACGAGCTCGTCCGCGCGGGCCACGTCGAGGACGCCGCGGCACCGTTGCCACCGGGCCTGAGCGAGTCCGAGTCCGACCGGTACCGCTCGACCCGGGACTTCCTCGCCTGGATCGACGCCTCCCCGCGGTCGTCCCCGTACGAGGCGCTGGCGCGGATCCGCAAGGCCGAGGTCGCGCTGCTCGGGCTCGGCGGGACCGGCTCGTCCGTCGCCGCCGGGCTGGTCGCCAGCGGCGTCGGAGCGCTGCGCTGCGCGGACTTCGACGTGGTCGAGGAGGGCAACCTCACCCGCCAGCTCCTGTACTGCGAGGCGGACGTCGGCCGGCCCAAGGCGGCGGCCGCGGCCGAGCGCCTGACCGCGCTGAACTCGACGGTCGCCGTCACCGCCCAGGACCTGCGGGTCTCCTCCGTACGGGACGTCGAGCGCTTCATCGCCGGCTGCGACGCCTTCGTGCTCTGCGCGGACGAGCCCGCCGGCGAGATCCAGTCGTGGGCGAACGAGGCCGCGCTGCGGACGTCGACGCCCTGGTTCACGGCCGCGTACACCGGCGCGATGACCGGCGTCGGTCAGTTCGTGCCGGGGGAGACCGGCTGCTGGGAGTGCCTGGACCGGCAGCAGCCGGCCGCTGACGGCCGGTGGCTCTTCGACGACCTCCCGCACGCCGTGATCGCTGCGAGCGCCGGGATCGCCGGCCACCTCTGCGGGCTGGCCGTGCTCTACCAGCTGGCCGGCCTGCCGACCCAGATCCGCGGCGGCGTCTTCCAGCTCAACCTGGCCCGCTGGGACCACTCGTACTTCCTGGCCGCCACCCGGGACCCGCACTGTCCGGCCTGCGGCGACCGCACGTCATGA
- a CDS encoding protocatechuate dioxygenase, with protein sequence MNDDVQRSRALISRRRALSLGGTVSLGALVAACTGSSTTTATTAPSSTTPLTPSSTASSDVIALLNQANTCTTAKEETQGPYWFDVDAIRSDVRDGRPGAELVLAVRAHDVSSCSNGSAPMPIANSVLEIWHCDAGGVYSGFESASGGGPGGGGGGTSDGSYSSGDQEASPGDDGTYLRGAQVADANGIAQFTTIYPGWYRGRTVHIHLKLHVNRKTVVTTQLYFDEAVNDAVFATSPYDEHSGRDTRNSDDSIYDASGLVTLRRTGTGYLAVVNLGVDAA encoded by the coding sequence ATGAACGACGACGTGCAGCGGAGCCGGGCGCTGATCAGCCGGCGGCGGGCGTTGTCGCTGGGCGGGACCGTCAGCCTCGGGGCGCTGGTCGCAGCGTGCACGGGGTCCTCGACCACCACCGCCACCACCGCGCCCTCCAGCACCACCCCGCTCACGCCCTCGTCCACCGCGAGCTCCGACGTGATCGCCCTGCTGAACCAGGCGAACACGTGCACGACGGCGAAGGAGGAGACGCAGGGCCCGTACTGGTTCGACGTCGACGCCATTCGGTCCGACGTCCGCGACGGCCGGCCGGGCGCCGAACTGGTCCTGGCCGTACGGGCCCATGACGTGTCGTCGTGCTCGAACGGCTCCGCGCCGATGCCGATCGCGAACAGCGTGCTGGAGATCTGGCACTGCGACGCCGGCGGCGTGTACTCCGGCTTCGAGTCCGCGTCCGGCGGTGGTCCCGGGGGCGGCGGGGGCGGGACCTCCGACGGGTCGTACAGCTCCGGCGACCAGGAGGCGTCCCCCGGTGACGACGGGACCTACCTGCGCGGCGCCCAGGTCGCCGACGCCAACGGCATCGCGCAGTTCACGACGATCTACCCGGGCTGGTATCGCGGGCGCACCGTGCACATCCACCTCAAGCTGCACGTGAACCGCAAGACCGTGGTGACCACCCAGCTGTACTTCGACGAGGCCGTGAACGACGCCGTCTTCGCGACGTCGCCGTACGACGAGCACTCCGGCCGCGACACCCGCAACTCCGACGACTCGATCTACGACGCCTCCGGCCTCGTGACCCTCCGCAGGACCGGCACCGGCTACCTCGCCGTCGTCAACCTCGGCGTCGACGCCGCCTGA